One Sulfitobacter donghicola DSW-25 = KCTC 12864 = JCM 14565 genomic window carries:
- a CDS encoding phosphomannomutase/phosphoglucomutase, translating to MIKPLLVVAPNTWEFLRDPMIAPTGFREYDARWQYPEAINLPGITALGVGLGTQMHRRGIDPVIAVGNDYRDYSLSIKNALMLGLMQAGIHVKDIGPAVSPMAYFAQFHLDAPAVAMVTASHNPNGWTGVKMGFERPLTHGPDEMNELRDIVLNGEGELRDGGKYEFVEGVREAYLDDLVGDFKMTRKLKVVCATGNGTAAAFGPELFERIGVEVVSSHNELDYTFPHYNPNPEAMEMLHDMSASVKASGADFALGFDGDGDRCGVVDDEGEEIFADKMGVIMARDLSKIYPNSTFVADVKSTGLFASDPVLKANGAKSDYWKTGHSHMKRRVHALGALAGFEKSGHYFLAEPIGRGYDCGMRVAVEVCKLMDRNPDMSMSDLRRALPLTYSMPTMSPYAADEEKYDILERIVSKLEGVTELAGRKVAQVVTVNGARVILDNGSWGLVRASSNTPNLVVVCESAESETELRAIFKAIDDVIRSEPGVGDYDQTF from the coding sequence ATGATCAAACCGTTGCTTGTTGTTGCTCCAAACACTTGGGAGTTTTTGCGCGATCCAATGATCGCTCCGACGGGGTTTCGTGAGTACGATGCGCGCTGGCAATACCCGGAGGCGATCAACCTGCCAGGTATTACCGCGTTGGGGGTTGGCCTTGGTACACAGATGCACCGCCGCGGGATTGATCCGGTCATTGCTGTGGGCAATGATTACCGTGACTATTCGCTGTCCATCAAAAACGCCCTGATGCTGGGGCTGATGCAGGCGGGCATTCATGTCAAAGACATTGGTCCTGCTGTCTCTCCAATGGCTTATTTTGCGCAGTTTCATCTCGACGCGCCTGCAGTGGCGATGGTTACTGCGTCGCATAACCCAAATGGCTGGACAGGCGTGAAAATGGGCTTTGAACGCCCACTGACCCACGGCCCTGACGAGATGAATGAATTGCGCGATATTGTCCTGAACGGTGAGGGTGAGTTGCGCGACGGCGGGAAGTACGAATTTGTTGAAGGCGTGCGTGAGGCGTATCTTGACGACCTCGTGGGTGACTTCAAAATGACCCGTAAGCTCAAAGTCGTTTGCGCTACTGGCAACGGTACGGCCGCCGCCTTTGGACCTGAGTTGTTCGAGCGGATCGGCGTCGAAGTTGTCTCAAGCCATAACGAGCTGGATTACACATTTCCCCATTACAACCCGAACCCCGAAGCCATGGAAATGCTCCATGACATGAGCGCTTCTGTCAAAGCATCAGGTGCTGATTTTGCCCTTGGGTTTGATGGCGATGGCGACCGTTGCGGTGTTGTCGATGATGAGGGCGAAGAGATTTTCGCCGATAAGATGGGCGTCATCATGGCGCGTGATCTGAGCAAGATTTATCCCAACTCGACCTTTGTAGCAGACGTGAAATCAACAGGGCTGTTTGCCTCTGATCCAGTACTCAAGGCAAATGGTGCCAAGTCGGATTATTGGAAGACCGGCCACTCCCATATGAAGCGCCGTGTGCATGCCCTGGGCGCGCTCGCGGGCTTTGAAAAATCGGGCCACTACTTTTTGGCAGAGCCTATCGGGCGCGGGTACGACTGCGGGATGCGTGTCGCTGTTGAAGTGTGCAAACTGATGGACCGCAACCCTGACATGTCCATGAGCGATCTGCGCCGTGCGCTGCCGCTGACCTATTCCATGCCCACAATGTCACCCTATGCCGCAGATGAGGAAAAATACGATATCCTTGAGCGGATTGTGTCAAAGCTTGAAGGCGTGACAGAGCTGGCAGGCCGCAAGGTTGCACAAGTTGTGACCGTGAATGGTGCCCGCGTGATCCTTGATAATGGCAGCTGGGGTTTGGTGCGTGCGTCCTCCAATACGCCCAATCTGGTGGTGGTCTGTGAAAGCGCTGAATCAGAGACCGAGCTGCGCGCGATCTTTAAGGCGATTGACGATGTGATCCGCTCCGAGCCCGGTGTGGGCGACTACGACCAGACGTTTTAA
- the tnpA gene encoding IS66-like element accessory protein TnpA: protein MVGHIEHHMEDAGRMEVMVGPSGKRNWSDAFKGRVVAETLVPGVTVNEVAQRHDLRPNHLSSWRRLAKDGKLVVPDLVGAEFAPVVLAPEAAPIAAPSERAVEIIYGAITIRLDAGTQPDRIAEIVHALSARA, encoded by the coding sequence TTGGTAGGACATATAGAGCACCATATGGAGGACGCTGGCCGGATGGAGGTCATGGTTGGCCCGTCTGGCAAGCGGAATTGGTCTGATGCGTTCAAGGGCCGTGTTGTTGCCGAGACGCTGGTGCCCGGTGTGACGGTCAATGAAGTGGCACAGCGGCATGATTTGCGGCCCAATCACCTGTCCTCATGGCGGCGGTTGGCGAAGGACGGCAAGCTGGTTGTGCCGGATTTGGTGGGTGCCGAGTTTGCCCCTGTGGTGCTGGCACCTGAGGCAGCGCCGATTGCGGCCCCTTCGGAACGTGCTGTTGAGATCATTTATGGTGCAATCACTATTCGTTTGGATGCCGGGACCCAGCCGGACCGGATTGCCGAGATTGTGCATGCCCTGTCTGCACGCGCATGA
- the tnpB gene encoding IS66 family insertion sequence element accessory protein TnpB (TnpB, as the term is used for proteins encoded by IS66 family insertion elements, is considered an accessory protein, since TnpC, encoded by a neighboring gene, is a DDE family transposase.), whose product MMFPSNRVRIVVATKPVDFRKGHDGLAALVKNELRKEPFTGTVFVFRAKRADRLKLLYWDGTGLVMAYKRLEEHTFTWPAIKDGLMALNHAQFEALFSGLDWRKVKALAARPPTAAE is encoded by the coding sequence ATGATGTTTCCGTCGAACCGAGTGCGGATCGTTGTGGCGACCAAACCTGTGGACTTCCGCAAAGGTCATGACGGACTGGCGGCACTGGTCAAGAACGAGCTGCGCAAAGAACCGTTCACCGGGACGGTATTTGTGTTCCGCGCAAAGCGAGCGGACCGGCTGAAGCTCTTGTATTGGGACGGCACCGGACTGGTGATGGCTTACAAGCGGCTGGAGGAACATACCTTCACCTGGCCTGCGATCAAAGACGGGCTGATGGCGCTGAACCACGCTCAATTTGAGGCGCTGTTCTCCGGGCTGGACTGGCGGAAAGTGAAGGCTTTGGCAGCACGCCCGCCGACTGCGGCAGAGTGA
- the tnpC gene encoding IS66 family transposase gives MITGSNLPDDIDALKAMILASQAEIAQRDALVADRDAVIERKEDCIQRLEKLVADFKRALFGARSEKASPEQFELALEDIETAMAAVHAEDEALDPPAPPTAKPRKTNRGSLPKHLPRIEEVIAPDSTICGCGAERHVIGEDVSERLDIIPAQFRVIVTRRPKYACRSCTNGVVQAPAPARLIPGGMPTEATVAHVLVSKYADHLPLYRQAQIYARQGIDLDRSTLAGYVGKAAYELRPVFDALITDLKRSSKLFMDETRAPVLDPGKRKTKTGYFWALDRDDRPWAGVSPPGVAFTYAPGRSGQYADDILKGFSGILQVDGYAGYNRLFKRVNDRVALAYCWAHARRKLHEVAQSGTAPIAEEGLRQIAALYRIEKDIRGLTDKDRLAARQDQSAPLIAVFEAWLTANRARVSSKAPLGEALKYIAKYWSGLMLFLVDGRIEMDSNAVERTIRPIALNRKNALFAGDDAGAANWGVIASLIETCKLNAVDPHAYLAETLTAIVSGHKQSDIDALLPWSYNRLRQKGDGHEHHRNQGHA, from the coding sequence ATGATAACGGGTTCAAATCTTCCAGATGATATTGATGCACTGAAGGCCATGATCTTGGCTTCTCAGGCTGAGATTGCTCAGCGGGATGCGCTGGTCGCGGATCGGGACGCTGTTATTGAACGCAAGGAAGATTGCATCCAGCGGCTGGAGAAGTTGGTCGCTGACTTCAAACGCGCCTTGTTCGGCGCGCGCTCCGAGAAAGCCAGTCCTGAGCAATTTGAGCTGGCGCTGGAAGACATCGAAACGGCAATGGCAGCGGTTCACGCCGAAGACGAAGCCCTTGATCCGCCTGCGCCGCCCACGGCAAAGCCGCGTAAGACCAATCGCGGGTCGCTCCCCAAACATCTGCCACGCATCGAAGAGGTGATTGCGCCTGACAGCACAATCTGCGGCTGCGGTGCCGAGCGCCATGTGATTGGTGAGGACGTGTCCGAACGCCTCGACATCATTCCGGCGCAGTTCCGGGTCATTGTTACACGCCGCCCGAAGTATGCCTGTCGGTCCTGCACGAACGGGGTCGTCCAAGCGCCTGCACCCGCGCGCCTCATTCCAGGCGGCATGCCCACGGAAGCCACTGTGGCGCATGTGTTGGTCAGCAAGTACGCGGATCATCTGCCGCTGTATCGTCAGGCCCAGATTTACGCACGGCAAGGTATCGATCTGGACCGTTCGACCCTCGCAGGGTACGTTGGCAAAGCGGCCTATGAACTGCGGCCCGTGTTTGATGCGCTGATCACCGACCTGAAGCGGTCCTCGAAGCTGTTCATGGATGAGACCCGCGCTCCAGTGCTGGATCCCGGCAAGCGCAAAACAAAGACCGGATACTTCTGGGCGCTGGACCGTGATGATCGACCGTGGGCTGGCGTGTCACCGCCGGGCGTGGCTTTTACCTACGCGCCGGGGCGGTCCGGCCAATATGCAGATGATATTTTGAAAGGATTCTCGGGCATCCTCCAAGTCGATGGCTATGCAGGCTACAACCGCTTGTTCAAACGCGTGAATGACCGTGTTGCATTGGCCTATTGCTGGGCCCATGCACGGCGCAAACTGCACGAGGTCGCGCAATCCGGCACAGCTCCCATCGCCGAAGAGGGATTAAGACAGATCGCCGCCCTCTACCGCATCGAAAAGGATATCCGGGGCCTGACCGACAAGGACCGGCTGGCGGCAAGACAAGATCAGTCAGCCCCGCTGATCGCAGTGTTTGAAGCATGGTTGACCGCCAATCGCGCCCGCGTCTCCTCCAAAGCCCCTCTGGGCGAAGCGCTCAAATACATCGCAAAATACTGGAGCGGCTTGATGCTGTTCCTTGTTGATGGACGTATCGAAATGGATAGCAACGCCGTGGAGCGGACGATCCGGCCCATCGCCTTGAACCGCAAAAACGCACTCTTCGCTGGCGATGACGCCGGAGCGGCAAACTGGGGCGTCATCGCCTCCCTGATCGAGACCTGCAAACTCAACGCAGTCGATCCACACGCATATCTGGCGGAAACGCTTACAGCCATTGTGAGCGGCCATAAACAATCAGATATCGACGCCTTGCTGCCTTGGAGCTACAATCGGCTCAGGCAAAAAGGCGACGGTCATGAGCATCATCGAAATCAAGGTCACGCTTGA
- a CDS encoding plasmid pRiA4b ORF-3 family protein, whose product MSIIEIKVTLEYIEPTVTRTLQVPSDIRLDRLHLTLQAAMGWINSHLYMFEAEGATWGLPDPDFGGDDLPANKTTLAEVLTDTGARSIRYIYDFGDSWEHRLQIGEFTDPNPGDLYPRLTDISGLCPPEDVGGFPGYKEFLDAMADAKHPEHASLKEWYGGAFDPSTPPADELRFEVLKLAKRWKPKKTIN is encoded by the coding sequence ATGAGCATCATCGAAATCAAGGTCACGCTTGAGTACATCGAACCCACCGTCACCCGCACTCTGCAGGTGCCATCAGACATCCGCCTCGACCGCCTGCACCTGACGCTGCAGGCCGCTATGGGTTGGATCAATTCCCATCTGTACATGTTTGAGGCAGAGGGCGCGACCTGGGGGCTGCCCGATCCGGACTTTGGTGGTGATGACCTGCCAGCCAACAAAACCACATTGGCCGAGGTGCTGACAGACACCGGCGCGCGCAGTATCCGCTACATCTACGACTTCGGTGATAGCTGGGAACACAGATTGCAAATCGGGGAGTTCACCGATCCCAACCCGGGCGACCTCTACCCCCGCCTGACAGACATCTCAGGTCTATGCCCGCCAGAAGACGTCGGCGGCTTCCCCGGATACAAAGAGTTCCTGGACGCGATGGCCGATGCCAAACATCCCGAACACGCAAGTCTCAAGGAATGGTATGGCGGTGCGTTCGACCCAAGCACACCACCAGCAGACGAACTGCGCTTCGAAGTGCTCAAGCTGGCAAAACGGTGGAAGCCGAAAAAGACGATCAACTGA
- a CDS encoding calcium-binding protein produces MGNELQYTSVLDNSLLEFGESKLSIGQYGYGEQLFDITGIFEDGLSFGGGTVTQLRVNTYGGMELVGAAGYTQGELYVLSRDLDAHATENTEDNVGIFFDTNEERDSVVITWNNVGLSYIESPRQTFQAEIIDRGEGDSEIILRYLEIDYGGDGNTYFDVDIYSYYGSSGFRQLLNLNRSNTQFNDLDTRIGNTGVAGVEQILLRDGEPFGFTLTGTDEADLLMGGPLADVLDGLGGDDTIEGQGGPDIITGGEGDDLITSSGAGQNYYGNERVGASIDGGAGNDTLRTGIDDDTIIGGEGDDLINGGHGSNDLSGGDGNDIIRFGGSGDSTVTGGNGDDMIDGSFLNDQGNSYYYYGRSGADIDAGIGDDTVLGTNGQDVIAGQAGNDSVLAGGGNDMIFGGEGDDILTGGQGRDTIEGGAGDDFIFGALGADVATGGEGTDRFYASTQRGDQLRILDYNYDEGDFLVLDGDLVDRDSIELLYTTALTANGLETRDYNLGIRSENGFQSVFTFGNESEIDQILLRLPATEGGSVAPILFDLSDLV; encoded by the coding sequence ATGGGCAACGAACTGCAATACACATCTGTCTTGGACAATAGTCTGTTGGAATTCGGTGAATCCAAATTGTCGATTGGCCAATACGGATATGGAGAACAACTTTTCGATATCACAGGCATATTCGAAGACGGGCTTAGCTTTGGCGGTGGAACAGTCACTCAGCTTCGCGTCAATACCTACGGCGGCATGGAGCTTGTCGGCGCGGCGGGATACACGCAGGGCGAGCTATATGTTCTTAGCCGTGACCTTGATGCGCACGCCACCGAGAATACGGAAGATAATGTAGGTATCTTTTTTGATACCAACGAAGAACGCGATAGTGTTGTCATCACATGGAACAATGTGGGGCTGTCCTATATCGAGTCGCCGCGGCAAACATTTCAGGCCGAGATTATCGACCGTGGCGAGGGAGATTCCGAAATCATCCTGCGCTATCTCGAGATTGATTACGGCGGGGACGGTAATACCTATTTCGACGTAGATATTTACAGCTATTACGGGTCATCTGGGTTTCGACAACTTCTGAATCTGAACAGATCAAACACTCAATTCAATGATCTTGATACCCGCATCGGCAACACAGGCGTAGCAGGGGTAGAGCAGATTTTGTTGCGCGACGGGGAGCCGTTTGGCTTTACGCTGACAGGCACGGATGAGGCCGATCTGTTGATGGGCGGGCCCTTGGCCGATGTCCTTGACGGTCTGGGCGGCGATGACACGATCGAGGGTCAGGGCGGCCCGGATATAATTACCGGCGGGGAGGGGGACGATCTGATCACCTCCAGCGGAGCTGGCCAGAATTATTATGGTAATGAACGGGTTGGCGCCTCCATCGACGGAGGGGCAGGAAATGACACGCTGCGCACCGGTATCGACGACGATACCATCATCGGGGGTGAAGGTGACGACTTGATCAATGGCGGACACGGCTCAAACGATCTGTCTGGTGGCGATGGCAATGACATCATCCGCTTTGGCGGTAGCGGCGACAGTACCGTCACGGGCGGCAACGGTGACGACATGATTGATGGCAGCTTCCTGAATGATCAGGGAAATTCGTACTATTACTACGGCCGCAGTGGTGCAGACATTGATGCAGGGATCGGCGATGACACTGTTCTGGGTACCAATGGCCAGGACGTCATCGCAGGGCAGGCTGGCAATGACAGTGTGTTGGCTGGTGGCGGCAACGATATGATCTTTGGCGGGGAGGGGGATGATATCCTGACCGGCGGACAAGGCCGTGATACAATCGAAGGCGGCGCAGGGGATGATTTCATCTTTGGCGCCTTGGGCGCGGATGTGGCCACGGGCGGGGAGGGCACTGACCGGTTCTATGCTTCCACCCAGCGCGGCGACCAGCTACGCATCCTCGACTATAATTATGACGAGGGCGACTTCCTTGTTCTGGACGGTGATCTGGTGGACCGTGACAGCATCGAATTGCTCTATACAACCGCGCTCACCGCAAACGGTCTGGAAACGCGGGACTACAATCTTGGTATTCGCAGCGAGAACGGTTTCCAAAGTGTCTTTACCTTTGGCAACGAGTCAGAGATCGATCAAATTCTGCTGCGTCTGCCTGCCACAGAAGGCGGCTCTGTTGCCCCGATCCTGTTCGATTTGTCTGATCTGGTCTGA
- a CDS encoding IS30 family transposase, giving the protein MGTVYTQLSMQERRRIEDWWLAKVPVAEMARVLKRHKSTIFREIKRNFWADDSLPKKYAGYFGMAAHQRTQKRRSRQRKLIRHPDLCKRVIERIKQGWTPEQIGNRMIYEGDKQRVCQETIYRYIYSKEGMDQELWWYLPLHRKNRTPRRARKRQKSKFDRDVSILFRPDDVAHRRQFGHWEGDLMIFRREQGKANVASLVERKTRFAVLFRNNDRSSKHFMTRLMNIMEPLPQTARKSITFDRGIEFSGWRKLEPGIGTEAWFCDPQAPWQKGSVESLNKRARRYLPRDTPIAALSNRDIMAICDRLNGTPRKCLGWRTPAEAFAEEIRKLR; this is encoded by the coding sequence ATGGGAACCGTTTACACGCAACTGAGCATGCAAGAACGTCGTAGAATTGAAGATTGGTGGCTCGCAAAGGTCCCTGTCGCTGAGATGGCGCGCGTTCTGAAGCGTCACAAATCGACGATCTTTCGCGAGATCAAACGCAACTTTTGGGCGGATGACTCTTTACCCAAGAAGTATGCTGGATACTTTGGTATGGCAGCACACCAGCGCACCCAGAAACGCCGATCCAGGCAACGCAAACTGATCCGACACCCTGATTTGTGTAAGCGCGTGATTGAACGGATCAAACAAGGCTGGACGCCCGAGCAAATCGGCAATCGGATGATCTATGAAGGCGACAAACAACGTGTCTGCCAAGAAACGATCTATCGCTACATCTACTCCAAAGAAGGCATGGATCAAGAACTTTGGTGGTACCTGCCCTTGCATCGAAAGAACCGGACGCCGCGTCGTGCCCGTAAGCGCCAAAAGTCAAAGTTTGACCGTGATGTCAGCATTTTGTTCCGTCCCGATGATGTCGCCCACCGTCGTCAGTTTGGTCATTGGGAAGGCGATTTGATGATCTTTCGCCGCGAGCAGGGCAAGGCAAACGTGGCCTCTTTGGTCGAACGCAAAACACGCTTCGCCGTCCTGTTCCGCAACAATGATCGAAGTTCAAAGCACTTCATGACACGGCTGATGAATATCATGGAGCCCCTGCCCCAAACCGCGCGCAAATCCATCACTTTTGACCGTGGGATAGAGTTCTCAGGTTGGCGAAAGCTCGAACCGGGGATCGGCACCGAAGCCTGGTTCTGCGACCCGCAGGCACCTTGGCAAAAAGGGTCCGTAGAAAGTTTGAACAAACGTGCCCGTCGTTATCTTCCTCGTGACACACCAATCGCCGCGCTCTCAAATCGCGATATAATGGCGATTTGTGACCGCTTGAACGGAACGCCAAGGAAGTGCCTAGGATGGCGAACGCCGGCCGAAGCCTTCGCCGAAGAAATCAGAAAACTAAGATAG
- a CDS encoding IS3 family transposase (programmed frameshift), whose amino-acid sequence MKKRKNHSPEFKAKVALEAIREEMTLAELSKKYGVHPTQIGTWKRAAIENMSTAFTRKGSAPEPVSAADVDKLHSKIGQLVVERDFLADASHQFARDARQKMVSRDHKLSMRKQCELLQLSRSRLYYQPVGESAENLQVMEIIDKQFLETPWYGSRQMARYMKRNNHPCGRHRVRRLMRLMRLVPIYQEPNTSKKHPQHKIWPYLLRNAVIDRPNQVWCADITYIPMRRGFLYLVAIMDWCSRKVLASRLSNSMDADFCVEALKEALAEYGKPEIFNTDQGSQFTSGAWIDVLVDAKIKISMDGKGAWRDNRMIERLWRSLKYECVYLNAFETGSEMRAGIGKWLTYYNAERPHSTHGILTPDEVYVSKTEPMRLAA is encoded by the exons ATGAAGAAACGAAAGAACCACTCGCCTGAGTTCAAGGCCAAGGTTGCACTTGAAGCGATCCGCGAGGAGATGACGCTGGCGGAACTGTCCAAGAAATATGGGGTCCATCCCACTCAGATCGGCACATGGAAGCGTGCAGCGATAGAGAACATGTCGACTGCCTTTACCCGCAAAGGCTCAGCGCCCGAACCGGTCAGTGCTGCTGACGTCGACAAGTTGCATTCCAAGATTGGCCAGCTGGTGGTGGAACGGGATTTTTTAGCGGACGCCTCGCATCAGT TTGCTCGGGACGCGAGGCAAAAAATGGTGAGCCGTGATCATAAGTTGAGTATGCGTAAACAGTGCGAACTGCTGCAGCTGTCGCGGTCACGCCTTTACTATCAGCCTGTCGGCGAAAGCGCAGAAAATCTGCAAGTCATGGAAATCATCGACAAGCAGTTCTTGGAAACGCCTTGGTATGGGTCGCGTCAGATGGCTCGGTACATGAAGCGCAATAATCACCCATGTGGTCGCCACCGTGTCCGCCGGTTGATGCGCCTCATGCGGTTGGTTCCGATCTATCAGGAACCAAACACCAGCAAAAAGCATCCGCAACATAAGATCTGGCCGTATCTGCTGAGGAATGCGGTGATCGACCGACCAAACCAAGTCTGGTGCGCAGACATTACCTACATTCCTATGCGGCGGGGCTTCCTGTATCTGGTCGCAATAATGGATTGGTGCAGCCGCAAGGTTTTGGCATCGAGGCTGTCAAACAGCATGGATGCTGACTTCTGCGTAGAGGCTTTGAAGGAAGCATTGGCCGAGTACGGCAAGCCGGAGATATTCAACACCGATCAGGGCAGCCAATTTACCAGCGGCGCTTGGATCGACGTGCTGGTCGACGCAAAAATCAAGATAAGCATGGACGGTAAAGGCGCGTGGCGCGACAACCGGATGATCGAGCGCCTATGGAGGTCGCTGAAGTATGAATGCGTCTATCTGAATGCCTTTGAGACAGGTTCAGAAATGCGCGCGGGTATCGGAAAATGGCTGACCTACTATAATGCCGAGCGCCCCCACTCGACGCACGGCATATTGACCCCCGATGAAGTCTATGTCAGCAAAACAGAACCAATGAGATTAGCAGCCTAA